From Micromonospora rifamycinica, a single genomic window includes:
- a CDS encoding Lrp/AsnC family transcriptional regulator, whose translation MEEIDRAIVAALTADGRLSYTDLAEKVSLSVSAVHQRVRRLEQRGVISGYTARVSFEALDLPLTAFVAIRPFDPSQPDDAPERLAHLPEIDSCYSVAGEDFYLLLVRVAGPADLERVLQEIRTAANVTTRTTVVLSTPYEARPPKIPLAATPRRSRDGG comes from the coding sequence GTGGAGGAGATCGACCGTGCCATCGTCGCCGCGCTGACCGCCGACGGCCGCCTGTCGTACACGGACCTGGCCGAGAAGGTCAGCCTGTCGGTCTCGGCCGTGCACCAGCGGGTGCGCCGGCTGGAGCAGCGCGGCGTGATCAGCGGCTACACCGCCCGGGTGTCGTTCGAGGCGTTGGACCTGCCGTTGACCGCGTTCGTGGCGATCCGGCCGTTCGACCCGTCCCAGCCGGACGACGCGCCGGAGCGGTTGGCCCACCTGCCCGAGATCGACTCCTGTTACTCGGTGGCGGGGGAGGACTTCTACCTGCTGCTGGTGCGGGTCGCCGGGCCGGCCGACCTCGAACGGGTGCTCCAGGAGATCCGTACCGCGGCGAACGTCACCACCCGGACAACGGTGGTGCTGTCCACCCCCTACGAGGCGCGACCGCCGAAGATCCCGCTGGCGGCGACCCCCCGGCGGTCCCGCGACGGCGGCTGA
- a CDS encoding tetratricopeptide repeat protein, whose translation MASSEQGNQVDEIQLWFARQLREFVAGAGGPSYRQLELGIDTLGASLSKSTIWRILNGKIHPKPEMVEQIVRAAHAYAGRPGEPDLGVWERHYDRLQERLIVLGHGSRTIANAVADEEGRIWPRRLGSIPGAVEAFQERLDPLVDRVAGSFILTGTGGVGKTQAAAEYIRGRLAAGDLDLAIWISAGARDTIVSGMAAAATDLTGASYQDPELMAHRLRTWLAGTRHRWCVVLDDLSDISHVRGLWPLPSARGITLATTRRQDDGLRGYGRRVEVGVFRRDQAVTFLRARLPADAGSDDDLAGLAHDLGFLPLALAQVSTYMCDRKLDCRTFRARWADTRRRLADLIPEPGALPDDYPVGLDAALELSVVEADKLHPAGTARTVLQVLSVLDPNGVPESVLRTPAATALMPSADEDLRRDAQRDGVRNLRRLNLLDIAVDDATAETRILRVHVLHQRSTAELMSAARRYEVARTAAQALLDCWAAPPSGSALDRMLRANAFVLYRREPEALFTPEPHEVLFRMGRSLGEAGQAAAAVQHFRQIDARVHDGTTGGTSALAFKSRGYLAWWLAQAGRHGEAADAFESLYADQAEVLDPEDPDLMQTRQSAAVWRGHSGDLDVARQQLEQLYLERIRIQGPHHRDTISNRNHLANFRSYCGDFQGAWELHDQALRETEARVGPDHPDTLRARATAMRHRGEMGEIQRAVEAYRALAEHLQGAVPGHPSTFSARHQLHEWVARSGQLDAAVAGMERLLADRLAALGPEHPHTLDSRLLLIRWRNRSGDRERALAEADALRRDLERTLGPDSVFARAIPAALEPW comes from the coding sequence ATGGCTTCGAGCGAGCAGGGCAACCAGGTGGACGAGATCCAGCTCTGGTTCGCGCGCCAGCTGAGGGAGTTCGTGGCCGGGGCGGGCGGTCCGTCGTACCGACAGCTGGAACTCGGGATCGACACGCTCGGGGCGAGCCTGTCCAAAAGCACGATCTGGCGCATCCTGAACGGCAAGATCCACCCGAAGCCCGAGATGGTGGAGCAGATCGTCCGGGCAGCGCACGCCTATGCCGGACGCCCCGGCGAGCCCGATCTCGGCGTCTGGGAACGACACTACGACCGGCTGCAGGAGCGGCTCATCGTCCTCGGGCATGGTAGCCGGACGATCGCCAACGCCGTCGCCGACGAGGAGGGACGGATCTGGCCGCGCCGCCTCGGCAGTATCCCGGGGGCCGTCGAGGCGTTCCAGGAGCGGCTCGACCCACTGGTCGACCGGGTGGCCGGGTCCTTCATTCTGACCGGCACCGGTGGTGTCGGTAAGACCCAGGCGGCTGCCGAGTACATCCGCGGGCGTCTGGCCGCGGGTGACCTGGACCTGGCCATCTGGATCTCTGCCGGAGCCCGCGACACGATCGTCTCCGGCATGGCCGCCGCCGCCACCGACCTGACCGGAGCGAGCTACCAGGACCCGGAACTCATGGCCCACCGGCTGCGTACCTGGCTCGCCGGCACCCGGCACCGGTGGTGTGTCGTCCTGGACGACCTGAGCGACATCTCCCACGTACGGGGGCTGTGGCCGCTGCCGTCGGCACGCGGCATCACCCTGGCCACCACCCGCCGGCAGGACGACGGTCTGCGAGGCTACGGCAGACGGGTGGAGGTCGGGGTGTTCCGCCGCGACCAGGCCGTCACGTTCCTGCGCGCACGACTCCCCGCCGACGCCGGCAGCGACGACGACCTCGCCGGCCTGGCCCACGACCTCGGCTTCCTACCCCTGGCCCTGGCCCAGGTCAGCACCTACATGTGCGACCGGAAGCTGGACTGCCGTACCTTCCGGGCACGGTGGGCCGACACCCGGCGTCGACTGGCCGACCTCATCCCGGAGCCCGGCGCGCTACCCGACGACTATCCGGTCGGCCTGGACGCGGCGCTGGAGCTGTCGGTCGTCGAAGCCGACAAACTGCATCCGGCTGGAACGGCCCGTACCGTGTTGCAGGTCCTGAGCGTCCTCGACCCGAACGGCGTACCCGAATCGGTGCTGCGGACACCGGCGGCGACCGCGTTGATGCCGTCTGCGGACGAGGATCTGCGCCGCGACGCCCAGCGGGACGGGGTGCGCAACCTCCGCCGCCTCAACCTGCTCGACATCGCCGTCGACGACGCGACCGCGGAGACCCGGATCCTGCGGGTGCACGTCCTGCACCAGCGGTCCACCGCCGAACTCATGTCGGCTGCGCGCCGCTACGAGGTGGCACGGACCGCCGCACAGGCTCTCCTCGACTGCTGGGCGGCCCCACCGTCCGGGTCCGCGCTCGACCGGATGCTCAGAGCCAACGCCTTCGTCCTCTACCGGCGCGAACCGGAAGCACTGTTCACGCCGGAACCACACGAGGTCCTGTTCCGGATGGGGCGGAGCCTGGGCGAGGCGGGCCAGGCGGCGGCGGCCGTCCAACACTTCCGGCAGATCGACGCCCGGGTCCACGACGGGACCACCGGCGGCACCTCTGCGCTGGCCTTCAAGAGCCGCGGATACCTCGCCTGGTGGTTGGCCCAGGCCGGGCGGCACGGCGAGGCCGCTGACGCGTTCGAGTCGCTCTACGCCGATCAGGCCGAGGTGCTCGACCCCGAGGATCCCGACCTGATGCAGACCCGGCAGAGCGCGGCGGTCTGGCGGGGCCACAGCGGCGACCTCGACGTCGCCCGGCAGCAACTGGAACAGCTCTACCTGGAGCGCATCCGCATCCAGGGACCACACCACCGCGACACCATCAGCAACCGCAACCACCTGGCCAACTTCCGCTCCTACTGTGGCGACTTCCAGGGTGCCTGGGAACTGCACGACCAGGCGCTGCGCGAGACCGAGGCCCGGGTCGGCCCGGACCACCCGGACACCCTCCGGGCTCGCGCCACCGCCATGCGCCACCGCGGGGAGATGGGCGAGATCCAGCGCGCCGTCGAGGCTTACCGGGCGCTCGCCGAACACCTTCAGGGCGCGGTGCCCGGGCATCCGAGCACCTTCTCCGCCCGGCACCAACTCCACGAGTGGGTCGCCCGCAGCGGTCAGCTCGACGCGGCGGTCGCTGGGATGGAGCGCCTGCTGGCGGACCGCCTCGCCGCGCTCGGACCGGAGCATCCGCATACCTTGGACAGCCGGCTCCTGCTGATCCGCTGGCGCAACCGCAGCGGTGACCGGGAGCGTGCCCTCGCCGAAGCCGACGCACTCCGCCGGGACCTGGAACGGACCCTCGGCCCGGACTCGGTCTTCGCCAGAGCCATCCCGGCGGCCCTGGAACCGTGGTAG
- a CDS encoding acyl-CoA dehydrogenase family protein: MTVDRILPTDEAHDLLDLATELADRELAPRAADFEERAEFPREVLRTLGRAGLLGLPYPEEHGGAAQPYEVYLQVLEILAGRWLAVAEAVSVHTLSCYPLAQFGTDAQRALLPDLLGGELLGAYCLSEPQGGSDAASLTTRAVRDGDDYRVTGVKAWITHAQVADFYNLFCRTGGPGPKGISCLLADRGTAGIAPQQAERTMGLRSSPVAQLVLDDARVPADRLIGGEGAGFTIAMSALDSGRLGIAACAVGLAQAALDHAAGYARDRQQFGRAIIDFQGLGFLLADAATQISAARALTLAAARLRDAGRPYSIEAAKAKLFATDVAMRVTTDAVQVLGGAGYVADHPVERFMREAKVLQIVEGTNQIQRLVISRALAKG, encoded by the coding sequence ATGACTGTCGACCGGATCCTCCCCACCGACGAGGCCCACGACCTGCTCGACCTCGCCACCGAACTCGCCGACCGCGAGCTCGCGCCGAGGGCCGCCGACTTCGAGGAGCGGGCCGAGTTCCCCCGGGAGGTCCTGCGTACCCTCGGCCGGGCCGGACTGCTCGGCCTGCCGTACCCCGAGGAGCACGGCGGCGCCGCCCAGCCCTACGAGGTCTACCTCCAGGTGCTGGAGATCCTGGCCGGCCGGTGGCTCGCCGTCGCCGAGGCGGTCAGCGTGCACACCCTGTCCTGCTACCCGCTGGCCCAGTTCGGCACCGACGCGCAGCGCGCCCTGCTGCCGGACCTGCTGGGCGGGGAGCTGCTCGGGGCGTACTGCCTCTCCGAGCCGCAGGGCGGGTCGGACGCCGCGTCGCTGACCACCCGGGCGGTCCGCGACGGCGACGACTACCGGGTCACCGGGGTCAAGGCCTGGATCACCCACGCCCAGGTGGCGGACTTCTACAACCTCTTCTGCCGTACCGGTGGGCCGGGGCCGAAGGGCATCTCCTGCCTGCTGGCCGACCGGGGCACCGCCGGCATCGCGCCGCAGCAGGCGGAGCGGACCATGGGGCTGCGCTCCTCGCCGGTCGCGCAGCTCGTCCTCGACGACGCCCGGGTGCCCGCCGACCGGCTGATCGGCGGGGAGGGGGCCGGGTTCACCATCGCGATGTCCGCGCTGGACTCGGGGCGGCTCGGCATCGCCGCCTGCGCGGTCGGCCTGGCCCAGGCGGCGCTGGACCACGCCGCCGGCTACGCCCGGGACCGGCAGCAGTTCGGCCGGGCGATCATCGACTTCCAGGGGCTCGGCTTCCTCCTGGCGGACGCGGCCACCCAGATCTCGGCGGCCCGCGCGCTCACGCTGGCCGCCGCCCGGCTGCGCGACGCCGGTCGGCCGTACTCGATCGAGGCGGCCAAGGCGAAGCTGTTCGCCACCGACGTGGCGATGCGGGTGACCACCGACGCGGTGCAGGTGCTCGGCGGCGCCGGTTACGTCGCCGACCACCCGGTCGAGCGGTTCATGCGGGAGGCCAAGGTGCTCCAGATCGTGGAGGGCACCAACCAGATCCAGCGGCTGGTGATCTCCCGGGCGTTGGCGAAGGGCTGA
- a CDS encoding KamA family radical SAM protein gives MTQTHPMETIPGPRPAPVAVPTAGQPYEYRRSPLVEPDWTRFPGWRHVTREQWENAQWQRVNCVKNIKQLRAVLGDTVDETFYTDLAADQQALATMSMLVPPQMINTMVPFAPLTTDAFRADPIRRYMIPIATDRRTDWPSHPYASRDSLHEHDMWVAEGLTHRYPTKVLAELLSTCPQYCGHCTRMDLVGNSTPAVDKLKLVLKPVDRYDAHISYLKAHPGVRDVVVSGGDVANVPWRNLETYLMRLLELETVRDIRLATKALMGLPQHWLQNDVVEGLERVARTAARRGVNLAIHTHVNHAQSITPLVARATQTALDVGVRDVRNQGVLMRGVNATAPDLLDLCFALQGEAGILPYYFYMCDMIPNAEHWRVPVWHAQQLQHDIMGYLPGYATPRIVCDVPFVGKRWVHMLTEYDRERGISYWTKNYRTSIESADLEALDKRYAYYDPIDTLPDAGQQWWVTHRDD, from the coding sequence GTGACCCAGACCCACCCGATGGAGACCATCCCCGGCCCCCGCCCCGCCCCGGTCGCCGTACCGACCGCCGGCCAGCCCTACGAGTACCGCCGCAGCCCCCTGGTCGAACCCGACTGGACCCGCTTCCCCGGCTGGCGCCACGTCACCCGCGAGCAGTGGGAGAACGCCCAGTGGCAACGCGTCAACTGCGTCAAGAACATCAAGCAGCTGCGCGCCGTCCTCGGCGACACCGTCGACGAGACCTTCTACACCGACCTGGCCGCCGACCAGCAGGCCCTGGCCACCATGTCGATGCTGGTGCCACCCCAGATGATCAACACGATGGTGCCGTTCGCGCCGCTCACCACCGACGCCTTCCGCGCCGACCCCATCCGGCGCTACATGATCCCCATCGCGACCGACCGGCGCACCGACTGGCCGTCACACCCCTACGCCAGCCGCGACTCGCTCCACGAACACGACATGTGGGTCGCCGAAGGCCTCACCCATCGCTACCCCACCAAGGTCCTCGCCGAGCTGCTCTCCACCTGCCCGCAGTACTGCGGGCACTGCACCCGGATGGACCTGGTCGGCAACTCCACCCCCGCCGTCGACAAGCTCAAGCTCGTCCTCAAGCCCGTCGACCGCTACGACGCCCACATCAGCTACCTCAAGGCCCACCCCGGCGTCCGCGACGTCGTCGTCTCCGGCGGCGACGTCGCCAACGTCCCCTGGCGCAACCTGGAGACGTACCTGATGCGGCTGCTCGAACTGGAAACCGTCCGCGACATTCGGCTCGCCACCAAGGCCCTGATGGGCCTACCCCAGCACTGGCTCCAGAACGACGTGGTCGAAGGCCTGGAGCGGGTCGCCCGCACCGCCGCCCGCCGCGGCGTCAACCTGGCCATCCACACCCACGTCAACCACGCCCAGTCGATCACCCCGCTGGTCGCCAGAGCCACCCAGACCGCCCTCGACGTCGGCGTCCGCGACGTCCGCAACCAGGGCGTGCTCATGCGCGGCGTGAACGCCACCGCCCCCGACCTGCTCGACCTCTGCTTCGCCCTCCAGGGCGAGGCCGGCATCCTGCCCTACTACTTCTACATGTGCGACATGATCCCCAACGCCGAACACTGGCGGGTTCCGGTCTGGCACGCCCAGCAGCTCCAGCACGACATCATGGGCTACCTGCCCGGCTACGCCACCCCCCGGATCGTCTGCGACGTCCCCTTCGTCGGCAAGCGCTGGGTGCACATGCTCACCGAGTACGACCGGGAGCGCGGCATCTCCTACTGGACCAAGAACTACCGCACCTCCATCGAGTCCGCCGACCTGGAGGCGCTCGACAAGCGGTACGCCTACTACGACCCGATCGACACCCTGCCCGATGCCGGCCAACAGTGGTGGGTCACCCACCGCGACGACTGA
- the kdd gene encoding L-erythro-3,5-diaminohexanoate dehydrogenase, translated as MTSPVGLHRVVEPAGVLPQAAWRLDADPRIAPNEVRIRVERLNLDAASFRQLAQKHGGDGEKVRAEVLEIVSTRGKMQNPVTGSGGMLIGTVEEAGRRSPLGLAVGDRVATLVSLTLTPLTILDRLARWDGRSEQVPCDGYAILFARSIAAVLPADLPAELALAVLDVCGAPALTARVVGEQVARRERVGDGSPVTVAVVGGAGKSGSLSLVAARRAGAARTVGVVPVEAERDALAAAGVASVVALADARDPVALSSAVTSALGGPADVTVVCVDVPGCEHGAVLATAEGGTVIFFSMATSFAAAALGAEGLAADVTMLVGNGFVPGHAELALGLVRSEPGVRALFESRLAAD; from the coding sequence GTGACGTCACCGGTGGGTCTGCACCGTGTCGTGGAACCGGCGGGGGTGCTGCCGCAGGCGGCCTGGCGGTTGGACGCCGATCCGCGGATCGCCCCGAACGAGGTACGGATCCGGGTCGAGCGGCTGAACCTCGACGCGGCGAGTTTCCGGCAGTTGGCGCAGAAGCACGGTGGGGACGGGGAGAAGGTCCGCGCCGAGGTGCTGGAGATCGTGTCGACCCGGGGCAAGATGCAGAATCCGGTGACCGGCTCGGGTGGGATGCTGATCGGCACGGTGGAGGAGGCAGGTCGCCGGTCGCCGCTGGGGCTGGCGGTGGGTGACCGGGTGGCGACGCTGGTGTCGTTGACCCTGACGCCGTTGACGATCCTCGACCGGTTGGCGCGCTGGGACGGGCGCAGCGAGCAGGTGCCGTGCGACGGGTACGCGATCCTGTTCGCCCGGTCGATCGCGGCGGTGCTGCCGGCGGATCTGCCCGCGGAGTTGGCGTTGGCGGTGTTGGACGTGTGTGGGGCGCCGGCGTTGACGGCGCGGGTGGTGGGTGAGCAGGTGGCGCGGCGGGAGCGCGTGGGTGACGGGTCGCCGGTGACGGTGGCGGTGGTCGGTGGGGCCGGGAAGAGCGGGTCGTTGTCGTTGGTGGCGGCGCGGCGGGCGGGTGCGGCTCGTACCGTCGGGGTGGTGCCGGTGGAGGCGGAGCGGGACGCGCTGGCGGCGGCCGGGGTGGCGTCGGTGGTGGCGTTGGCCGATGCCCGGGATCCGGTGGCGTTGTCGTCGGCGGTGACCTCGGCGCTGGGTGGGCCGGCGGACGTGACGGTGGTGTGCGTGGACGTGCCGGGGTGTGAGCACGGTGCGGTGTTGGCCACGGCGGAGGGTGGCACGGTGATCTTCTTCTCGATGGCGACGAGTTTCGCGGCGGCGGCGTTGGGTGCGGAGGGGCTGGCGGCGGACGTGACGATGCTGGTGGGCAACGGTTTCGTGCCGGGGCATGCGGAGTTGGCGTTGGGGTTGGTGCGGTCGGAGCCGGGGGTACGTGCGCTGTTCGAGTCCCGGTTGGCGGCAGACTGA
- a CDS encoding DUF433 domain-containing protein: MTFPRITVDPEVMGGAPCVRQSRIPVATLLAMMAEGMSVTDILTDLPFLDEEDLAEVLHFAADAVRDRRAR; encoded by the coding sequence GTGACCTTCCCCCGGATCACCGTCGACCCCGAGGTGATGGGCGGCGCACCCTGCGTGCGGCAGTCCCGGATCCCGGTGGCGACCCTGCTGGCGATGATGGCGGAGGGGATGTCGGTGACGGACATCCTCACCGATCTGCCCTTCCTCGACGAGGAGGATCTGGCGGAGGTACTGCACTTCGCCGCCGACGCGGTGCGCGACCGCCGGGCCCGCTGA
- a CDS encoding YnfA family protein, with the protein MLVARSLVLFALAALAEIGGAWLIWQGWREHRGLWWIAGGVVALGVYGFVATFQPDANFGRILAAYGGVFVAGSLAWGMVVDGFRPDRWDLTGAAICLLGVAVIMYAPRGA; encoded by the coding sequence ATGCTGGTCGCCCGTTCGCTGGTGTTGTTCGCCCTGGCCGCGCTCGCCGAGATCGGTGGCGCCTGGCTGATCTGGCAGGGCTGGCGGGAACACCGGGGACTGTGGTGGATCGCCGGCGGGGTGGTCGCGCTGGGCGTCTACGGGTTCGTGGCGACGTTCCAGCCGGACGCCAACTTCGGCCGGATCCTCGCCGCGTACGGCGGGGTGTTCGTGGCCGGTTCGCTGGCCTGGGGGATGGTGGTGGACGGCTTCCGGCCGGACCGGTGGGACCTGACCGGCGCGGCGATCTGCCTGCTCGGCGTCGCGGTGATCATGTACGCCCCACGCGGGGCGTGA
- a CDS encoding histidine phosphatase family protein, with the protein MSEIILIRHGETAWSASRRHTSYTDLELTPDGERQARALAGVLTGRRFARVLASPRRRARDTAELAGLTVDEIDEDLAEWNYGAYEGRTTADIQRERPGWTIWTDGCPGGESPVQLGTRVDRLLTRVAPLLELGDVALVGHAHTLRVVGARWIGLPASGGGKLRLDTATVSVLGHEHGRPVILRWNGG; encoded by the coding sequence ATGAGCGAGATCATCCTGATCCGGCACGGCGAGACCGCCTGGAGCGCCAGCCGCCGGCACACCTCGTACACCGACCTGGAGCTGACGCCCGACGGTGAGCGGCAGGCCCGGGCGCTGGCCGGGGTGCTCACCGGCCGCCGCTTCGCCCGGGTGCTCGCCAGCCCCCGCCGACGCGCCCGGGACACCGCCGAACTCGCCGGCCTCACCGTCGACGAGATCGACGAGGACCTGGCCGAGTGGAACTACGGCGCGTACGAGGGGCGGACCACCGCCGACATCCAGCGGGAGCGCCCGGGCTGGACCATCTGGACCGACGGCTGCCCCGGCGGGGAGTCCCCCGTCCAGCTCGGTACGCGGGTCGACCGGCTGCTCACCCGGGTCGCCCCGCTGCTGGAACTCGGCGACGTGGCGCTCGTCGGCCACGCGCACACCCTGCGGGTGGTCGGTGCCCGCTGGATCGGCCTGCCGGCGTCCGGCGGCGGGAAACTACGGCTGGACACCGCCACCGTCTCCGTCCTCGGCCACGAGCACGGCCGCCCGGTGATCCTGCGCTGGAACGGCGGGTGA